The following coding sequences are from one Nicotiana tomentosiformis chromosome 3, ASM39032v3, whole genome shotgun sequence window:
- the LOC104108352 gene encoding uncharacterized protein isoform X1 gives MQTEARVGVVVDGGGSGGSGGCGRGAVVVDGGASRKLITQQRRQQSQIGTVPQLLAGGVAGAVSKTCTAPLARLTILFQVQGMHADAGSLKKASIWQEASRIVREEGYRAFWKGNLVTIAHRLPYSSISFYAFERYKNVLQLILGVESQGENITADLCIRLVGGGLSGITAASVTYPLDLVRTRLAAQRNVIYYRGIWHALQTISREEGIAGLYKGMGATLLGVGPNLAISFSVYDTVRSYWQSRRPEDSTVLVSLACGSLSGVASSTVTFPLDLVRRRMQLEGAGGRARIYKTGLVGAFNRIIQTEGLRGLYRGILPEYYKVVPSIGIVFMTYEKMKQILSDID, from the exons ATGCAGACTGAAGCCAGAGTAGGAGTGGTTGTGGATGGAGGAGGAAGCGGCGGCAGTGGAGGATGTGGCCGCGGAGCAGTGGTTGTGGACGGCGGAGCATCTCGTAAATTGATCACGCAGCAGCGCCGTCAGCAGTCTCAGATCGGAACTGTTCCTCAGCTTCTCGCCGGTGGAGTTGCCGGTGCCGTCAGCAAGACTTGCACTGCGCCCCTTGCTCGCCTTACTATCCTCTTTCAG GTGCAAGGAATGCACGCGGATGCTGGTAGCTTAAAAAAGGCGAGTATATGGCAAGAGGCTTCACGTATTGTACGTGAAGAAGGGTATCGGGCATTTTGGAAGGGGAATTTGGTCACAATTGCTCACCGCCTTCCATATTCCTCTATCAGCTTTTATGCATTTGAACGCTACAAGAAT GTGTTGCAgttgattttgggagttgaaagcCAAGGAGAGAATATAACTGCAGACCTCTGTATACGACTTGTAGGTGGTGGTTTGTCTGGGATAACTGCTGCTTCTGTTACATATCCGTTGGATCTTGTTAGGACACGTCTTGCAGCTCAG AGAAATGTAATATATTACAGAGGGATTTGGCATGCATTACAAACCATCAGTAGGGAAGAAGGCATAGCCGGCCTTTATAAAGGAATGGGTGCTACTTTATTG GGGGTTGGCCCGAATTTGGCAATCAGCTTTTCAGTTTATGACACTGTGAGATCTTACTGGCAGTCTCGTAG ACCAGAAGACTCAACCGTCTTGGTCAGCCTTGCTTGTGGAAGTCTTTCAGGTGTTGCATCATCAACAG TAACATTTCCTTTGGATCTTGTGAGGAGGCGAATGCAATTGGAAGGAGCTGGTGGTCGGGCCCGTATTTACAAGACTGGTTTGGTTGGTGCATTCAATCGTATTATCCAGACAGAGGGTCTGCGTGGTTTATATAGAGGAATTTTGCCCGAATATTACAAGGTTGTGCCTAGTATTGGTATTGTCTTTATGACATACGAGAAAATGAAACAAATTCTCTCAGATATTGACTGA
- the LOC104108340 gene encoding protein DA1-related 2-like translates to MSSSSVNQPFTFGRKSRFMRWLSKLFKGGSANMSVPAGRPQFLGGEDNMVRRSLDDHSRTSKEKEELDRSIARSLAKDSKRPNGQRRGTGKDEDLARSLHDNLNSSSHAPSHTPWDYNARGCRKCSGCHGDIGSGNYLGCMGTFFHPECFLCHACGLPITEYEFSLSGNKSYHKSCFKELTHPKCEVCHQFIPTNGAGLIEYRCHPFWSQKYCPSHENDDTKRCCSCERLESRNTRYVSLGDGRSLCLECMESAIVDTGDCQQLYHAIRDFYEGMNMTIDQQVPMLLVERQALNEAIEGEKHGFHHMPETRGLCLSEEQTVTSILKRPRMGGRGLIGIRTQPQKLTRKCEVTAILVLYGLPRLLTGAILAHELMHAWLRLKGFRNLSPEVEEGICQVLSQMWLESEVMPGSRNMPSTSTASSSSTWSYSKKGGKSGVENKLGEFFMHQIAHDASPAYGAGFRAANAAVNKYGLRRTLDHIRLTGSFPV, encoded by the exons ATGTCTTCTTCAAGTGTCAATCAGCCTTTCACATTTG GAAGGAAGTCAAGGTTTATGAGATGGCTGAGTAAGCTTTTCAAGGGTGGCTCAGCCAATATGAGTGTGCCAGCTGGACGACCACAGTTTCTTGGAGGGGAGGACAACATGGTTAGGCGATCACTG GACGATCACTCTAGGACCAGTAAAGAGAAAGAGGAACTAGACCGATCAATTGCACGCTCTCTAGCCAAAGATTCGAAGAGACCAAATg GACAGAGACGGGGGACTGGCAAAGATGAAGACCTAGCAAGATCACTCCATGATAACCTTAACTCCTCCTCACATGCTCCCTCACACACCCCTTGGGATTACAATGCCAGAGGTTGTAG AAAATGTAGTGGCTGCCATGGGGATATTGGCTCTGGCAATTATTTGGGATGCATGGGAACTTTCTTTCATCCAGAGTGCTTTCTTTGTCATGCCTGTGGTCTTCCAATTACCGAGTACGAG TTTTCTTTGTCAGGGAACAAATCATATCATAAGTCATGCTTCAAGGAACTGACTCATCCCAAATGCGAAGTGTGCCACCAATTT ATCCCGACAAATGGAGCTGGATTGATCGAGTATAGATGCCATCCATTTTGGTCCCAGAAATATTGTCCTTCACACGAGAATGATGACACCAAACGATGTTGTAGTTGTGAACGTCTCGAG TCACGTAATACAAGATACGTATCACTTGGAGATGGTCGGAGCTTATGTTTAGAGTGCATGGAATCGGCCATCGTGGACACTGGAGACTGCCAACAACTTTACCATGCCATTAGAGACTTTTATGAAGGCATGAATATGACAATAGATCAGCAAGTTCCTATGCTGCTTGTTGAAAGACAAGCCCTTAACGAAGCCATTGAAGGGGAGAAGCAT ggtTTCCATCATATGCCTGAAACCAGAGGTCTATGCCTATCAGAAGAGCAGACAGTGACCAGT ATACTCAAAAGGCCGAGAATGGGTGGTCGTGGACTAATAGGAATCAGAACACAGCCTCAGAAGCTAACTAGAAAATGTGAAGTTACAGCTATCCTAGTCTTATACGGGCTTCCCAG ATTACTTACCGGTGCTATTCTTGCTCACGAACTGATGCATGCCTGGTTACGTCTAAAAG GGTTTCGTAATCTCAGCCCTGAGGTGGAGGAAGGAATCTGCCAAGTGCTTTCTCAGATGTGGCTTGAATCAGAAGTAATGCCTGGATCCAGAAATATGCCGTCCACATCCACTGCGTCATCCTCTTCGACATGGTCATATTCCAAGAAAGGTGGAAAGTCAGGTGTGGAGAATAAGTTGGGTGAGTTTTTCATGCACCAGATAGCTCATGATGCTTCTCCAGCGTATGGTGCAGGATTTAGAGCTGCTAATGCAGCCGTAAATAAGTATGGTTTGCGACGTACATTGGATCACATTCGGCTGACAGGAAGTTTTCCTGTATGA
- the LOC104108352 gene encoding uncharacterized protein isoform X3, with translation MQTEARVGVVVDGGGSGGSGGCGRGAVVVDGGASRKLITQQRRQQSQIGTVPQLLAGGVAGAVSKTCTAPLARLTILFQVQGMHADAGSLKKASIWQEASRIVREEGYRAFWKGNLVTIAHRLPYSSISFYAFERYKNVLQLILGVESQGENITADLCIRLVGGGLSGITAASVTYPLDLVRTRLAAQRNVIYYRGIWHALQTISREEGIAGLYKGMGATLLGVGPNLAISFSVYDTVRSYWQSRSSQVCPSAHSSQDSTILTHLFISDQKTQPSWSALLVEVFQVLHHQQRSRLRCWLLTKYLTGLTLRARAQAPLSGILEFIGSTMVDICT, from the exons ATGCAGACTGAAGCCAGAGTAGGAGTGGTTGTGGATGGAGGAGGAAGCGGCGGCAGTGGAGGATGTGGCCGCGGAGCAGTGGTTGTGGACGGCGGAGCATCTCGTAAATTGATCACGCAGCAGCGCCGTCAGCAGTCTCAGATCGGAACTGTTCCTCAGCTTCTCGCCGGTGGAGTTGCCGGTGCCGTCAGCAAGACTTGCACTGCGCCCCTTGCTCGCCTTACTATCCTCTTTCAG GTGCAAGGAATGCACGCGGATGCTGGTAGCTTAAAAAAGGCGAGTATATGGCAAGAGGCTTCACGTATTGTACGTGAAGAAGGGTATCGGGCATTTTGGAAGGGGAATTTGGTCACAATTGCTCACCGCCTTCCATATTCCTCTATCAGCTTTTATGCATTTGAACGCTACAAGAAT GTGTTGCAgttgattttgggagttgaaagcCAAGGAGAGAATATAACTGCAGACCTCTGTATACGACTTGTAGGTGGTGGTTTGTCTGGGATAACTGCTGCTTCTGTTACATATCCGTTGGATCTTGTTAGGACACGTCTTGCAGCTCAG AGAAATGTAATATATTACAGAGGGATTTGGCATGCATTACAAACCATCAGTAGGGAAGAAGGCATAGCCGGCCTTTATAAAGGAATGGGTGCTACTTTATTG GGGGTTGGCCCGAATTTGGCAATCAGCTTTTCAGTTTATGACACTGTGAGATCTTACTGGCAGTCTCGTAG TTCTCAAGTTTGTCCCTCTGCGCATTCATCTCAAGATAGCACTATATTAACACACCTCTTCATATCAGACCAGAAGACTCAACCGTCTTGGTCAGCCTTGCTTGTGGAAGTCTTTCAGGTGTTGCATCATCAACAG AGAAGCAGGTTGAGGTGCTGGCTTCTCACTAAGTATCTAACTGGACTGACCCTTAGAGCCCGAGCCCAAGCACCTTTATCTGGCATATTGGAATTTA TTGGCTCCACTATGGTGGATATTTGCACGTGA
- the LOC104108352 gene encoding uncharacterized protein isoform X4 — translation MQTEARVGVVVDGGGSGGSGGCGRGAVVVDGGASRKLITQQRRQQSQIGTVPQLLAGGVAGAVSKTCTAPLARLTILFQVQGMHADAGSLKKASIWQEASRIVREEGYRAFWKGNLVTIAHRLPYSSISFYAFERYKNVLQLILGVESQGENITADLCIRLVGGGLSGITAASVTYPLDLVRTRLAAQRNVIYYRGIWHALQTISREEGIAGLYKGMGATLLGVGPNLAISFSVYDTVRSYWQSRSSQVCPSAHSSQDSTILTHLFISDQKTQPSWSALLVEVFQVLHHQQLAPLWWIFAREPYVFCSCQNVRGFLVE, via the exons ATGCAGACTGAAGCCAGAGTAGGAGTGGTTGTGGATGGAGGAGGAAGCGGCGGCAGTGGAGGATGTGGCCGCGGAGCAGTGGTTGTGGACGGCGGAGCATCTCGTAAATTGATCACGCAGCAGCGCCGTCAGCAGTCTCAGATCGGAACTGTTCCTCAGCTTCTCGCCGGTGGAGTTGCCGGTGCCGTCAGCAAGACTTGCACTGCGCCCCTTGCTCGCCTTACTATCCTCTTTCAG GTGCAAGGAATGCACGCGGATGCTGGTAGCTTAAAAAAGGCGAGTATATGGCAAGAGGCTTCACGTATTGTACGTGAAGAAGGGTATCGGGCATTTTGGAAGGGGAATTTGGTCACAATTGCTCACCGCCTTCCATATTCCTCTATCAGCTTTTATGCATTTGAACGCTACAAGAAT GTGTTGCAgttgattttgggagttgaaagcCAAGGAGAGAATATAACTGCAGACCTCTGTATACGACTTGTAGGTGGTGGTTTGTCTGGGATAACTGCTGCTTCTGTTACATATCCGTTGGATCTTGTTAGGACACGTCTTGCAGCTCAG AGAAATGTAATATATTACAGAGGGATTTGGCATGCATTACAAACCATCAGTAGGGAAGAAGGCATAGCCGGCCTTTATAAAGGAATGGGTGCTACTTTATTG GGGGTTGGCCCGAATTTGGCAATCAGCTTTTCAGTTTATGACACTGTGAGATCTTACTGGCAGTCTCGTAG TTCTCAAGTTTGTCCCTCTGCGCATTCATCTCAAGATAGCACTATATTAACACACCTCTTCATATCAGACCAGAAGACTCAACCGTCTTGGTCAGCCTTGCTTGTGGAAGTCTTTCAGGTGTTGCATCATCAACAG TTGGCTCCACTATGGTGGATATTTGCACGTGAGCCATATGTATTTTGCAGTTGTCAAAATGTGAGAGGCTTCCTCGTTGAG TAA
- the LOC104108352 gene encoding mitochondrial adenine nucleotide transporter ADNT1-like isoform X6: MQTEARVGVVVDGGGSGGSGGCGRGAVVVDGGASRKLITQQRRQQSQIGTVPQLLAGGVAGAVSKTCTAPLARLTILFQVQGMHADAGSLKKASIWQEASRIVREEGYRAFWKGNLVTIAHRLPYSSISFYAFERYKNVLQLILGVESQGENITADLCIRLVGGGLSGITAASVTYPLDLVRTRLAAQRNVIYYRGIWHALQTISREEGIAGLYKGMGATLLGVGPNLAISFSVYDTVRSYWQSRRPEDSTVLVSLACGSLSGVASSTVGSTMVDICT; encoded by the exons ATGCAGACTGAAGCCAGAGTAGGAGTGGTTGTGGATGGAGGAGGAAGCGGCGGCAGTGGAGGATGTGGCCGCGGAGCAGTGGTTGTGGACGGCGGAGCATCTCGTAAATTGATCACGCAGCAGCGCCGTCAGCAGTCTCAGATCGGAACTGTTCCTCAGCTTCTCGCCGGTGGAGTTGCCGGTGCCGTCAGCAAGACTTGCACTGCGCCCCTTGCTCGCCTTACTATCCTCTTTCAG GTGCAAGGAATGCACGCGGATGCTGGTAGCTTAAAAAAGGCGAGTATATGGCAAGAGGCTTCACGTATTGTACGTGAAGAAGGGTATCGGGCATTTTGGAAGGGGAATTTGGTCACAATTGCTCACCGCCTTCCATATTCCTCTATCAGCTTTTATGCATTTGAACGCTACAAGAAT GTGTTGCAgttgattttgggagttgaaagcCAAGGAGAGAATATAACTGCAGACCTCTGTATACGACTTGTAGGTGGTGGTTTGTCTGGGATAACTGCTGCTTCTGTTACATATCCGTTGGATCTTGTTAGGACACGTCTTGCAGCTCAG AGAAATGTAATATATTACAGAGGGATTTGGCATGCATTACAAACCATCAGTAGGGAAGAAGGCATAGCCGGCCTTTATAAAGGAATGGGTGCTACTTTATTG GGGGTTGGCCCGAATTTGGCAATCAGCTTTTCAGTTTATGACACTGTGAGATCTTACTGGCAGTCTCGTAG ACCAGAAGACTCAACCGTCTTGGTCAGCCTTGCTTGTGGAAGTCTTTCAGGTGTTGCATCATCAACAG TTGGCTCCACTATGGTGGATATTTGCACGTGA
- the LOC104108352 gene encoding uncharacterized protein isoform X2, with translation MQTEARVGVVVDGGGSGGSGGCGRGAVVVDGGASRKLITQQRRQQSQIGTVPQLLAGGVAGAVSKTCTAPLARLTILFQVQGMHADAGSLKKASIWQEASRIVREEGYRAFWKGNLVTIAHRLPYSSISFYAFERYKNVLQLILGVESQGENITADLCIRLVGGGLSGITAASVTYPLDLVRTRLAAQRNVIYYRGIWHALQTISREEGIAGLYKGMGATLLGVGPNLAISFSVYDTVRSYWQSRSSQVCPSAHSSQDSTILTHLFISDQKTQPSWSALLVEVFQVLHHQQRSRLRCWLLTKYLTGLTLRARAQAPLSGILEFSKEAHPNKKKIACLSFSH, from the exons ATGCAGACTGAAGCCAGAGTAGGAGTGGTTGTGGATGGAGGAGGAAGCGGCGGCAGTGGAGGATGTGGCCGCGGAGCAGTGGTTGTGGACGGCGGAGCATCTCGTAAATTGATCACGCAGCAGCGCCGTCAGCAGTCTCAGATCGGAACTGTTCCTCAGCTTCTCGCCGGTGGAGTTGCCGGTGCCGTCAGCAAGACTTGCACTGCGCCCCTTGCTCGCCTTACTATCCTCTTTCAG GTGCAAGGAATGCACGCGGATGCTGGTAGCTTAAAAAAGGCGAGTATATGGCAAGAGGCTTCACGTATTGTACGTGAAGAAGGGTATCGGGCATTTTGGAAGGGGAATTTGGTCACAATTGCTCACCGCCTTCCATATTCCTCTATCAGCTTTTATGCATTTGAACGCTACAAGAAT GTGTTGCAgttgattttgggagttgaaagcCAAGGAGAGAATATAACTGCAGACCTCTGTATACGACTTGTAGGTGGTGGTTTGTCTGGGATAACTGCTGCTTCTGTTACATATCCGTTGGATCTTGTTAGGACACGTCTTGCAGCTCAG AGAAATGTAATATATTACAGAGGGATTTGGCATGCATTACAAACCATCAGTAGGGAAGAAGGCATAGCCGGCCTTTATAAAGGAATGGGTGCTACTTTATTG GGGGTTGGCCCGAATTTGGCAATCAGCTTTTCAGTTTATGACACTGTGAGATCTTACTGGCAGTCTCGTAG TTCTCAAGTTTGTCCCTCTGCGCATTCATCTCAAGATAGCACTATATTAACACACCTCTTCATATCAGACCAGAAGACTCAACCGTCTTGGTCAGCCTTGCTTGTGGAAGTCTTTCAGGTGTTGCATCATCAACAG AGAAGCAGGTTGAGGTGCTGGCTTCTCACTAAGTATCTAACTGGACTGACCCTTAGAGCCCGAGCCCAAGCACCTTTATCTGGCATATTGGAATTTAGTAAGGAAGCTCaccccaacaaaaaaaaaattgcttgctTGTCTTTCTCGCACTAA
- the LOC104108352 gene encoding uncharacterized protein isoform X5, whose protein sequence is MQTEARVGVVVDGGGSGGSGGCGRGAVVVDGGASRKLITQQRRQQSQIGTVPQLLAGGVAGAVSKTCTAPLARLTILFQVQGMHADAGSLKKASIWQEASRIVREEGYRAFWKGNLVTIAHRLPYSSISFYAFERYKNVLQLILGVESQGENITADLCIRLVGGGLSGITAASVTYPLDLVRTRLAAQRNVIYYRGIWHALQTISREEGIAGLYKGMGATLLGVGPNLAISFSVYDTVRSYWQSRSSQVCPSAHSSQDSTILTHLFISDQKTQPSWSALLVEVFQVLHHQQ, encoded by the exons ATGCAGACTGAAGCCAGAGTAGGAGTGGTTGTGGATGGAGGAGGAAGCGGCGGCAGTGGAGGATGTGGCCGCGGAGCAGTGGTTGTGGACGGCGGAGCATCTCGTAAATTGATCACGCAGCAGCGCCGTCAGCAGTCTCAGATCGGAACTGTTCCTCAGCTTCTCGCCGGTGGAGTTGCCGGTGCCGTCAGCAAGACTTGCACTGCGCCCCTTGCTCGCCTTACTATCCTCTTTCAG GTGCAAGGAATGCACGCGGATGCTGGTAGCTTAAAAAAGGCGAGTATATGGCAAGAGGCTTCACGTATTGTACGTGAAGAAGGGTATCGGGCATTTTGGAAGGGGAATTTGGTCACAATTGCTCACCGCCTTCCATATTCCTCTATCAGCTTTTATGCATTTGAACGCTACAAGAAT GTGTTGCAgttgattttgggagttgaaagcCAAGGAGAGAATATAACTGCAGACCTCTGTATACGACTTGTAGGTGGTGGTTTGTCTGGGATAACTGCTGCTTCTGTTACATATCCGTTGGATCTTGTTAGGACACGTCTTGCAGCTCAG AGAAATGTAATATATTACAGAGGGATTTGGCATGCATTACAAACCATCAGTAGGGAAGAAGGCATAGCCGGCCTTTATAAAGGAATGGGTGCTACTTTATTG GGGGTTGGCCCGAATTTGGCAATCAGCTTTTCAGTTTATGACACTGTGAGATCTTACTGGCAGTCTCGTAG TTCTCAAGTTTGTCCCTCTGCGCATTCATCTCAAGATAGCACTATATTAACACACCTCTTCATATCAGACCAGAAGACTCAACCGTCTTGGTCAGCCTTGCTTGTGGAAGTCTTTCAGGTGTTGCATCATCAACAG TAA